In Fimbriiglobus ruber, a single genomic region encodes these proteins:
- a CDS encoding transposase, giving the protein MRHFHSRITPSVIHQEAREFLRNCLPWKPFHDSVGVADLLNLLLLMAATGASLFATVRRFFSFSHETASRALKAQSFSGDQLHAALLRGLHAVMAFGPHDRRRRWQIAIDTHYVGYYGQRVKDVVGGPRKQGTKWFFAYASAVLLHKRRRYAVALTKVSPGQKPHEIVRALLDQIAQQGLKIQGVALDSGFGGGDTLLLLQERKLSYVVPLQRIGRRTNARNALFAKRHNSIHWVEWRTERANRLVRTRVLVWKRGRKTRVFAFDGWAGRRAGNVHRMAQAQRRLYRKRFGIETSYRQKNQGLATTTSRDSNYRLLLQGIAFLLRQMWVALTEELGRRRKAKPTAWLGELTLARVLEWLADELKKLYPEDHSIPLGAIG; this is encoded by the coding sequence ATGCGGCATTTCCATTCCCGCATTACCCCAAGTGTCATTCACCAGGAGGCCCGAGAGTTCCTCCGGAACTGCCTCCCGTGGAAGCCGTTCCACGACTCGGTCGGCGTCGCCGACCTGCTCAACCTGTTGCTCCTGATGGCCGCCACCGGGGCCTCCCTGTTCGCCACCGTCCGACGCTTCTTCTCGTTTAGTCATGAGACGGCGTCCCGGGCTCTCAAGGCCCAATCGTTCTCCGGCGACCAACTCCACGCGGCCCTGCTCCGCGGATTGCACGCGGTCATGGCGTTTGGCCCCCACGACCGCCGACGCCGTTGGCAGATTGCCATCGACACCCACTACGTCGGGTATTACGGCCAACGGGTGAAGGACGTGGTGGGCGGCCCCAGGAAGCAAGGGACGAAATGGTTCTTTGCGTACGCCTCGGCCGTCCTCCTCCACAAGCGCCGCCGGTACGCGGTCGCTCTGACCAAGGTCTCGCCCGGCCAGAAGCCGCACGAGATCGTCCGGGCGCTGCTCGATCAGATCGCCCAACAGGGCCTGAAAATCCAGGGAGTGGCGCTGGACAGCGGGTTCGGCGGGGGCGACACGTTGTTGCTGCTCCAAGAGCGGAAGTTGTCCTACGTGGTGCCGCTCCAGCGGATCGGTCGCCGGACCAATGCTCGCAACGCCCTGTTCGCCAAGCGGCATAACTCGATCCACTGGGTCGAGTGGCGGACGGAGCGGGCGAACCGCTTGGTCCGGACACGGGTCCTGGTCTGGAAAAGGGGGCGGAAGACGAGGGTGTTCGCGTTCGACGGGTGGGCGGGTCGTCGGGCCGGGAACGTCCACCGGATGGCCCAAGCCCAGCGGCGATTGTATCGGAAGCGGTTCGGGATCGAAACGAGCTACCGCCAGAAGAACCAGGGGTTGGCGACCACGACCAGTCGGGATTCGAATTATCGGCTGTTGCTGCAGGGGATCGCCTTCCTGTTGCGACAGATGTGGGTGGCTTTGACGGAGGAACTGGGTCGTCGCAGGAAGGCGAAACCGACCGCGTGGTTGGGTGAGTTGACGTTGGCGAGGGTGTTGGAGTGGCTCGCGGATGAACTCAAGAAGCTGTATCCGGAAGACCACTCAATCCCCTTGGGTGCAATCGGTTAG
- a CDS encoding CDP-alcohol phosphatidyltransferase family protein has protein sequence MFDARARRFIDPPLNWFGGLLARLGLSANAVTVGGFLIGVAGCVALAYAEYTLALVLILLNRVADGLDGAVARRMGLTDFGGYLDIVLDTLFYSGVPFAFAIGQPAFVLPAAFLIYSFVGTGGSFLAYATIAAKRNLTTQARGRKSFYYHAGLMEGTETIAFFVLFCLFPDHFPILAWTFGGLCWITTALRIMGAAAEFRVKS, from the coding sequence ATGTTCGACGCCCGTGCCCGGCGGTTCATCGACCCGCCCCTCAACTGGTTTGGCGGACTGCTCGCCCGGCTCGGCCTGTCGGCGAACGCCGTCACCGTCGGCGGCTTCCTGATCGGCGTCGCCGGGTGCGTGGCGCTGGCTTACGCCGAGTACACTTTGGCACTGGTTCTGATTTTGTTGAACCGGGTGGCGGACGGGTTGGACGGGGCGGTCGCCCGGCGGATGGGGTTGACCGACTTCGGCGGCTACCTCGACATCGTCCTCGACACATTGTTTTATTCCGGCGTACCCTTCGCCTTTGCGATCGGTCAACCGGCGTTCGTGCTGCCGGCCGCTTTCCTCATCTACAGTTTCGTCGGCACGGGCGGCTCGTTCCTGGCCTACGCGACCATCGCAGCCAAGCGGAATTTGACCACCCAGGCCCGCGGCCGCAAATCGTTCTATTACCACGCGGGTCTGATGGAGGGCACGGAAACGATCGCATTCTTCGTCCTCTTCTGCCTCTTCCCCGACCACTTCCCCATCTTGGCGTGGACCTTTGGTGGCCTGTGTTGGATCACCACGGCCCTTCGCATCATGGGTGCAGCCGCTGAATTCAGAGTTAAAAGTTAA
- a CDS encoding DUF4058 family protein, translating into MPPPFPGMNPYLEQKDFWRECASLQRPRQTGMTWTLVTRLTRTALSARRSRSQARTPFRS; encoded by the coding sequence ATGCCACCCCCGTTCCCCGGGATGAACCCCTACCTGGAGCAAAAAGACTTCTGGCGGGAGTGCGCCTCGCTTCAGCGTCCCCGCCAGACGGGCATGACATGGACATTGGTTACTCGATTAACACGCACGGCTTTATCAGCCCGACGGTCTCGATCCCAGGCAAGGACCCCGTTCCGATCGTGA
- a CDS encoding glucose-6-phosphate isomerase: MQLPDESIEYDYKRLVAPPPEPWTPLAELQAKNFLSPERLEPMRTLLNAVRGQVAAERELQNPPAKLLPLQPGFIDLPQKMLDQLRRKGDASELGKINRISARLRENCDRVVVLGIGGSYLGARALFDALCHTYHNELPPKMRMGKPRLYFEGNNFDNDSLQDLLELLENTCVEPDLPAERWGIVVASKSGGTLETAAAYRAVRAEAAKYYGPKSPLLRQMIVPVTGPKGKLRDLARAEGHTDDDILTVPDDVGGRFSVFTAAGLLPAAIVGLDIRAILLGAAAMTKRFLEEPFDRNPVLQFAAVNHLMNEEYHKSTRVLGVWTKKLESVGQWYDQLLAESLGKTGRGPTPLTTVLSRDLHSRGQQLQDGARDKVVNNLFVRTNRHPPIMVGMSDRNEDDLNGISRKGYPDLLQAAFQGTSQGYLETARPSADLVLPVLTEHTIGQLLQMLMLATVVEGRLANINPYGQPGVEVYKKNMMAVLKATPNLPKGEVRDQAKGV; this comes from the coding sequence ATGCAATTGCCCGACGAATCGATCGAGTACGACTACAAGCGGCTCGTCGCGCCTCCCCCCGAGCCGTGGACCCCGTTGGCCGAGCTACAGGCCAAGAACTTCCTGTCGCCCGAGCGGCTGGAACCGATGCGGACGCTCCTGAACGCGGTTCGGGGGCAAGTCGCGGCCGAGCGCGAGCTGCAGAACCCGCCGGCCAAGCTCCTGCCGCTTCAGCCCGGGTTCATCGACCTGCCGCAGAAGATGCTCGACCAGCTCCGCCGCAAGGGGGACGCGAGCGAACTCGGCAAGATCAACCGGATCTCCGCCCGCCTGCGGGAGAACTGCGACCGGGTGGTGGTCCTCGGCATCGGCGGGAGCTACCTCGGCGCCCGCGCGCTGTTCGACGCGCTCTGCCACACGTACCACAACGAGCTGCCCCCGAAGATGCGGATGGGCAAGCCGCGGCTCTACTTCGAGGGGAACAACTTCGACAACGACTCGTTGCAGGACCTGCTCGAGTTGTTGGAGAACACCTGCGTCGAGCCCGACCTGCCGGCGGAGCGGTGGGGCATCGTGGTCGCCAGCAAGTCCGGGGGGACGCTGGAGACGGCCGCCGCGTACCGGGCCGTCCGGGCGGAGGCGGCCAAGTACTACGGGCCGAAGTCGCCGCTGCTCCGCCAGATGATCGTCCCCGTCACCGGGCCGAAGGGCAAGCTCCGCGACCTCGCCCGGGCCGAAGGGCACACGGACGACGACATCCTCACCGTCCCGGACGACGTCGGCGGGCGGTTCAGCGTGTTCACGGCGGCCGGCCTGCTGCCGGCGGCCATCGTCGGGCTGGACATCCGGGCGATCCTGCTCGGGGCCGCGGCCATGACCAAGCGGTTCCTGGAGGAGCCGTTCGACCGCAACCCGGTCCTCCAGTTCGCGGCCGTCAACCACCTGATGAACGAGGAGTACCACAAGTCGACGCGGGTGCTGGGCGTCTGGACGAAGAAGCTCGAATCGGTCGGCCAGTGGTACGACCAGCTCCTGGCCGAATCGCTCGGTAAGACCGGCCGCGGGCCGACCCCGCTGACGACCGTGCTCTCCCGCGACCTGCACAGCCGCGGGCAGCAACTCCAGGACGGCGCGCGGGACAAGGTGGTCAACAACCTGTTCGTCCGCACGAACCGGCACCCGCCGATCATGGTCGGCATGTCGGACCGGAACGAGGACGACCTGAACGGCATCAGCCGCAAGGGCTACCCGGACCTGCTCCAGGCGGCGTTCCAGGGGACGAGCCAGGGATACCTGGAGACGGCCAGGCCGTCCGCCGACCTCGTCCTCCCGGTGCTGACCGAGCACACGATCGGCCAGCTCCTGCAGATGCTCATGCTGGCCACCGTCGTCGAGGGCCGGCTGGCGAACATCAACCCCTACGGTCAGCCGGGCGTCGAGGTCTACAAGAAGAACATGATGGCCGTGCTGAAAGCGACCCCCAACCTGCCCAAGGGCGAGGTCCGCGATCAAGCCAAGGGCGTGTGA
- a CDS encoding alpha/beta hydrolase, with translation MPHTHSYWRTDRPAEGFYTTELPFEPAQTVRTFLPEQYEPRYPYPLLVLFHPRGGNEEQVLRHVPRLSRRNFVAISLRGSETFGVRADGRSAYGWGAADDVADYLTRAVEQTRRTYHIHSERIYLVGVNEGAAAAYRAAFALGDQIAGVAALNGALPRPTDGNPLFRLDQVRKLRVFMAHGADNVALPPASIVRDHKLLYAAGATVLRQTYDTTHRVHPDMLRDLNRWIIGHVNTTHELLIPAK, from the coding sequence ATGCCGCACACGCACTCCTACTGGCGAACCGACCGCCCGGCCGAGGGGTTCTACACCACCGAATTACCGTTCGAACCGGCGCAAACGGTCCGGACGTTTTTACCGGAACAATACGAACCTCGATATCCGTACCCCTTGCTAGTGCTGTTCCACCCCCGGGGGGGCAACGAGGAACAGGTTCTGCGGCACGTCCCGCGACTGAGCCGCCGCAATTTCGTGGCGATCAGCCTCCGGGGCTCCGAAACCTTTGGCGTCCGGGCGGACGGGCGGTCGGCCTACGGGTGGGGTGCGGCCGACGACGTGGCGGATTACCTGACCCGGGCGGTCGAGCAGACCCGGCGCACGTACCACATTCACTCGGAGCGAATTTATCTGGTCGGCGTGAACGAAGGAGCGGCGGCCGCGTACCGGGCCGCGTTCGCCCTCGGGGACCAGATCGCCGGGGTCGCGGCTCTGAACGGTGCCCTGCCCCGTCCGACGGACGGAAACCCCCTCTTCCGCCTCGACCAGGTTCGCAAGCTCCGCGTCTTCATGGCGCACGGGGCGGACAACGTCGCCCTGCCGCCCGCGTCCATCGTCCGCGACCACAAGCTCCTCTACGCAGCCGGCGCCACCGTCCTCCGCCAGACCTACGACACGACCCACCGCGTTCACCCGGATATGCTGCGAGACTTGAATCGGTGGATCATCGGCCACGTCAACACGACGCACGAACTGCTCATCCCAGCGAAATAA
- a CDS encoding 2,3-bisphosphoglycerate-independent phosphoglycerate mutase codes for MNIHELIRDLREPARTKIVLLVADGLGGLPLKPGGKTELETAARPNLDACAREGAIGLSTPVLPGITPGSGPGHLALFGYDPLEYRIGRGVLEALGINFPVGAKDVAIRGNFCTLGPDGKITDRRAGRPTTERCIEVVNKLRTIKVPGVEVFVEPVKEHRFVLVFRADGLGGQVNDTDPQMVGAVPLKAEGADPASAKTAAVANEFIAKTQEVLKNEKDANGCTLRGFATYPNIITFADLYGLKPAAIAVYPMYKGLARLVGMDILDAGQTLADQVATLKRVWNDYDFFFLHYKYTDSTGEDGNFPEKVKKIEQFDAAIPEIRALKPDVLIVTGDHSTPSKMKSHSWHPVPTLIVADTARTDDATEFSERTCLHGGLGQFQAVHLMLLAMAHAGRLGKYGA; via the coding sequence ATGAACATCCACGAATTGATCCGGGATCTGCGCGAACCTGCGCGGACGAAAATCGTTCTCCTCGTGGCCGACGGCTTGGGCGGATTGCCTTTGAAGCCGGGCGGGAAGACGGAGCTGGAAACGGCCGCCCGGCCGAACCTCGACGCCTGCGCGCGGGAAGGGGCAATTGGGCTGAGTACGCCGGTTTTGCCGGGTATTACCCCGGGTAGCGGCCCCGGGCACCTCGCCCTATTCGGGTACGACCCCCTCGAATATCGCATCGGCCGGGGCGTTCTCGAAGCCCTGGGTATCAATTTTCCGGTCGGGGCCAAAGACGTGGCCATCCGGGGGAATTTCTGCACCCTCGGACCGGACGGCAAAATTACTGACCGCCGGGCCGGGCGGCCGACGACCGAGCGGTGTATCGAGGTCGTGAACAAGCTCCGGACGATCAAGGTTCCGGGCGTTGAAGTGTTCGTCGAACCTGTTAAAGAACACCGGTTCGTCCTGGTATTCCGTGCGGACGGGTTGGGCGGGCAGGTTAACGACACGGACCCGCAAATGGTCGGCGCGGTGCCGCTAAAAGCCGAGGGCGCGGACCCGGCGTCCGCGAAGACGGCGGCCGTGGCGAACGAGTTCATCGCCAAAACGCAAGAGGTGTTGAAGAACGAGAAGGACGCGAACGGCTGCACCCTCCGCGGGTTCGCGACCTACCCGAACATCATCACGTTCGCCGACCTGTACGGGCTGAAGCCGGCGGCCATCGCCGTCTACCCGATGTACAAGGGCCTCGCCCGGCTGGTGGGCATGGACATCCTGGACGCCGGGCAGACGCTGGCCGACCAGGTGGCCACGCTCAAGCGGGTGTGGAACGACTACGACTTCTTCTTCCTGCACTACAAGTACACGGACAGCACGGGCGAAGACGGCAACTTCCCCGAGAAGGTGAAGAAGATCGAGCAGTTCGACGCGGCCATCCCCGAGATCCGCGCGCTCAAGCCGGACGTGTTGATCGTGACCGGCGACCACAGCACGCCGAGCAAGATGAAGTCGCACTCCTGGCACCCGGTCCCGACCCTGATCGTGGCGGACACCGCTCGGACGGACGACGCGACCGAGTTCAGCGAACGGACGTGTCTCCACGGCGGCCTCGGCCAGTTCCAGGCGGTCCACCTGATGCTGCTCGCGATGGCCCACGCCGGCCGGCTCGGGAAGTACGGGGCATAA
- a CDS encoding ISAzo13 family transposase, giving the protein MVALLVDDTGGDPMTKQRWVRLSLKRLGQLLAQRGHAIDPKTVRRLLHKLKYSLKANRKRFTGPPHPDRDRQFRYIAHQKRRFLKAGRPVISVDTKKKELIGNFQQDGQTWCHEADEVNAYDFLSDAEGRATPYGIYLVQHDRGYVYVGESADTPEFAVDAIVSWWKSHGRRRFPDATKLLILADSGGSNGCRPRMWKRQLQERLADAFNLEVTVCHYPRGGSKWNPIEHRLFSFISINWAGKPLRSWLILLGYIQDTRTETGLQVKAVLLRGNYERGLKVTDHEMRKLRLRRHKTCPSWNYTIRPRQGVSGAAKG; this is encoded by the coding sequence ATGGTAGCCCTGCTGGTCGATGACACCGGCGGCGACCCGATGACGAAACAGCGGTGGGTGCGTCTGAGCCTGAAGCGACTGGGCCAACTGCTGGCCCAACGAGGCCATGCCATCGACCCCAAGACCGTCCGGCGTTTGCTCCACAAACTCAAGTACTCGTTGAAGGCGAATCGGAAACGGTTTACCGGCCCACCGCACCCCGATCGGGATCGTCAGTTCCGCTACATCGCCCACCAGAAGCGGCGGTTCCTGAAAGCGGGCAGGCCGGTCATCAGCGTGGATACCAAGAAAAAAGAGTTGATCGGCAACTTCCAGCAGGATGGGCAGACCTGGTGCCACGAGGCGGACGAGGTCAACGCTTATGACTTCCTCAGTGACGCCGAGGGCCGGGCCACCCCGTATGGCATCTACCTGGTACAACACGACCGCGGTTACGTGTACGTGGGCGAATCGGCCGACACGCCGGAGTTTGCGGTCGATGCGATTGTCTCGTGGTGGAAGAGCCACGGTCGCCGTCGTTTCCCGGACGCTACCAAACTCCTGATCCTGGCGGACTCGGGTGGCAGTAATGGCTGTCGGCCTCGGATGTGGAAGCGTCAGTTGCAGGAACGGCTGGCTGACGCCTTCAACCTGGAGGTGACGGTGTGCCACTACCCCCGCGGTGGCTCCAAGTGGAACCCGATTGAGCATCGGCTGTTCAGCTTTATCAGCATCAACTGGGCCGGCAAGCCCTTGCGTTCGTGGTTGATCTTGTTGGGCTATATTCAGGACACGAGAACCGAAACAGGCTTGCAGGTGAAAGCCGTGTTGTTGCGGGGAAACTATGAGAGGGGCCTGAAGGTCACGGATCACGAGATGAGGAAGTTGCGCTTGCGACGGCATAAGACCTGTCCGAGTTGGAACTATACCATCCGGCCACGCCAAGGAGTTTCGGGTGCGGCCAAAGGGTGA
- a CDS encoding adenylyl-sulfate kinase, producing MSEIQPTRVFYHPGTVTREERAKVLRQTGATLWFTGLSGSGKSTLAVAVEQVLIQRGHAAYVLDGDNIRFGLNAGPKILADTRGYDDDRAKRFGLGFSAADREENIRRIGEVAKLFADAGLFALASFVSPYRKDRDAVRKIHEQNKTGAIPFIEVFVDTPIGMCEQRDPKGLYKQAREAVAAGKGMGFTGVDDPYEPTVKPELTFDASRQAVEEGVAMVLNYLVQRGLVAGA from the coding sequence ATGAGCGAGATCCAACCCACGCGAGTCTTCTACCACCCCGGGACCGTGACCCGAGAGGAGCGGGCGAAGGTTCTCCGGCAAACGGGGGCGACGCTGTGGTTCACCGGCCTGTCCGGGTCCGGGAAGTCGACTCTGGCGGTCGCCGTGGAACAGGTCCTCATTCAACGGGGTCACGCGGCCTATGTGTTAGACGGGGACAACATTCGATTCGGCCTGAACGCCGGGCCGAAGATCCTGGCGGACACGCGGGGGTACGACGACGACCGGGCGAAACGGTTCGGACTCGGCTTCTCGGCGGCGGACCGCGAAGAGAACATCCGCCGGATCGGCGAAGTCGCCAAATTGTTCGCGGACGCCGGCCTCTTCGCGCTGGCCAGCTTCGTCAGCCCGTACCGCAAGGACCGGGACGCGGTCCGCAAAATCCACGAACAAAACAAAACCGGTGCGATCCCGTTCATCGAAGTGTTCGTCGACACCCCGATCGGGATGTGTGAACAGCGGGACCCGAAGGGGCTCTACAAACAAGCCCGCGAAGCTGTTGCCGCCGGCAAGGGGATGGGGTTCACCGGCGTGGACGACCCCTACGAGCCGACGGTGAAGCCGGAATTGACGTTCGACGCGTCCAGGCAGGCCGTCGAGGAAGGCGTCGCGATGGTGTTGAACTACCTCGTCCAACGCGGCCTGGTCGCCGGTGCGTGA
- a CDS encoding DUF58 domain-containing protein → MRSWRWLFIIVALLGLALALKAGLVAFGGYVLLGVYLLSRYLARAWVTNLSAERTCPTDPLEVGDSIEVVLRLKNEGSIPIGWVLVEDMLPAAEVRPKPRVTVKGRRVQVLFLRPKQVKPVKFKLTFEGRGYYSIGPCAAETGDVFGLHRRHRLLAEPAYVMVYPKILPLPSYNFSSKRPIGEIRLANRLYEDPTRTAGVRPYVLGDPLQRVHWRATARTGELHSRIYEPTSLAGATILVDFHKAGFPKRGEPTRSDLAVTAACSLAYAVSMLNQQVGLASNGRDAVERIRDEALETAEEPPPEQGYETRFEARERFELLEQNNRLRPVVVDTRRGFDQFQLIREALARLELTDGMTFPDMVFEVAPRLPKDATLIAILPRVPVETSLALGMLRRQGFAVSAVLVGIAEDGSEDRAQAAGRLMAEGIRDVRFVNSEAELMTLGDRSAAGAPADYGFLTHLA, encoded by the coding sequence ATGCGATCCTGGCGCTGGCTATTCATCATCGTCGCCCTACTCGGCCTCGCGCTCGCGCTGAAGGCCGGGTTGGTCGCGTTCGGCGGGTACGTCCTGCTCGGCGTCTACCTCCTCAGCCGCTACCTCGCCCGCGCGTGGGTCACGAACCTGTCGGCCGAGCGGACCTGCCCGACGGACCCGCTGGAAGTCGGGGACTCGATCGAGGTCGTGCTGCGGCTCAAGAACGAGGGGTCGATCCCGATCGGCTGGGTGCTGGTCGAAGACATGCTACCGGCCGCGGAGGTCCGGCCGAAGCCCCGCGTGACCGTCAAGGGGCGACGTGTTCAGGTGCTGTTCCTGCGGCCGAAACAGGTCAAACCGGTCAAGTTTAAGCTCACGTTCGAGGGTCGCGGGTATTACTCGATCGGGCCGTGTGCGGCCGAGACGGGCGACGTGTTCGGCCTCCACCGCCGGCACCGGCTGCTCGCCGAGCCCGCTTATGTGATGGTCTACCCGAAGATCCTGCCGCTGCCGAGCTACAACTTTTCGTCCAAGCGGCCGATCGGCGAGATCCGCCTGGCGAACCGCCTGTACGAAGACCCGACGCGGACCGCTGGCGTCCGCCCGTACGTCCTCGGCGACCCGCTCCAGCGCGTCCACTGGCGGGCGACCGCGCGGACCGGCGAACTCCACTCGCGCATCTACGAGCCCACCTCGCTCGCCGGCGCGACGATCCTGGTCGACTTCCACAAGGCCGGCTTCCCGAAGCGCGGCGAACCGACGCGGTCGGACCTCGCGGTGACGGCCGCCTGCTCCCTGGCGTACGCCGTTTCGATGCTGAACCAACAAGTCGGGCTGGCGAGCAACGGCCGGGACGCCGTCGAACGTATCCGCGACGAGGCCCTAGAAACGGCCGAGGAGCCACCGCCGGAACAAGGGTACGAGACACGGTTCGAAGCCCGGGAACGATTTGAATTACTCGAACAGAACAACCGTCTGCGGCCGGTGGTCGTCGACACGCGGCGGGGGTTCGACCAGTTCCAACTCATCCGCGAGGCGCTCGCCCGGCTCGAATTGACGGACGGGATGACGTTCCCGGACATGGTGTTCGAGGTTGCCCCGCGGTTGCCGAAGGACGCCACCCTGATCGCCATCCTGCCGCGCGTCCCGGTCGAAACGTCGCTCGCGCTGGGCATGCTACGCCGCCAGGGGTTCGCGGTATCCGCAGTGCTGGTCGGGATCGCCGAGGACGGCAGCGAGGATCGGGCACAGGCCGCCGGTCGGCTGATGGCCGAAGGCATCCGCGACGTCCGGTTCGTGAACAGCGAAGCCGAACTGATGACCCTCGGCGATCGCTCCGCGGCCGGCGCCCCGGCGGATTACGGCTTCCTGACCCATCTCGCGTAA
- a CDS encoding M24 family metallopeptidase has protein sequence MISCVESTGKSPDEVGRIRRAVAVTERVIDLLTPQIRPGLSERDLAAFVHARFADLGVSPAWPAEGCPIVNSGPASDLGHTYPSAAILIEPGHLVHIDLGVRLDGYCSDLQRMWYVRRPGESAPPVDVQRAFGTVVRAIEAGAAALRPGARGFEVDAAARKVVVGAGFPEFKHGLGHGLGRAVHDGGTMLGPRWPCYGRNVEAVVEAGNVFTLELGVATGSGVVGLEEDVLVTPTGCEFLSSRQHDLMFI, from the coding sequence ATGATAAGTTGCGTTGAAAGTACTGGCAAGTCTCCGGACGAAGTCGGGCGGATTCGCAGGGCCGTGGCCGTCACCGAACGGGTTATCGACCTGCTCACCCCGCAGATCCGGCCGGGGTTGAGCGAGCGAGACCTGGCCGCCTTCGTTCACGCGCGGTTCGCCGACCTGGGCGTGTCGCCGGCCTGGCCGGCCGAGGGGTGCCCGATCGTCAATAGTGGTCCGGCGTCCGACCTCGGCCACACATACCCGTCGGCGGCGATCCTCATCGAGCCGGGACATCTGGTCCACATCGACCTGGGCGTTCGGCTCGACGGCTACTGTTCGGACCTCCAGCGGATGTGGTACGTCCGGCGGCCGGGCGAGTCCGCCCCTCCCGTCGACGTGCAACGGGCCTTCGGCACGGTCGTGCGGGCCATTGAGGCGGGGGCCGCGGCCCTGCGGCCGGGGGCGCGCGGGTTCGAGGTCGACGCCGCCGCGCGGAAGGTCGTGGTGGGCGCCGGATTCCCCGAGTTCAAGCACGGGCTCGGGCACGGTCTGGGGCGGGCGGTCCACGACGGCGGCACCATGCTGGGGCCGCGCTGGCCGTGCTACGGCCGCAACGTGGAGGCCGTGGTCGAGGCGGGCAACGTGTTCACCCTGGAACTGGGCGTGGCGACCGGTTCCGGGGTCGTCGGGTTGGAAGAGGACGTGCTGGTCACACCCACGGGATGCGAGTTCCTCTCGTCCCGGCAGCACGACCTCATGTTTATCTGA
- a CDS encoding AAA family ATPase: protein MGVDVAGTAGRIVANMEKVIIGKRPQLNLALAAYFCEGHVLLEDVPGVAKTMFARALARSVGCTFKRLQCTPDLLPTDVSGVSIFNQKTTEFEFRPGPVFAQTLLVDEINRATPRTQAALLEAMAERRVSADGQTYVLKPPFLVIATQNPVDQEGTFPLPEAQLDRFLVRLSLGYPSYEEESKMLSRLQKGHPIDDLQPVVSAQDVIACQDAIRDIHLDEKVKRYILDIVHASREHEDVMLGGSPRASIALFRCSQALAAIAGRDFVAPDDVKRMAHPVLGHRLILKPESRLRKKTPAVVVKELVDDARVPVVNRGE, encoded by the coding sequence ATGGGCGTGGACGTGGCCGGGACGGCGGGGCGGATCGTCGCCAACATGGAGAAGGTCATCATCGGCAAGCGGCCGCAGCTCAACCTTGCGCTGGCCGCGTACTTCTGTGAGGGGCACGTCCTCCTGGAAGACGTACCGGGGGTGGCCAAGACGATGTTCGCCCGCGCGCTCGCGCGGAGCGTCGGCTGTACCTTCAAGCGGCTCCAGTGTACGCCCGACCTGCTGCCCACGGACGTGTCCGGCGTCTCGATCTTCAACCAGAAGACGACCGAGTTCGAGTTCCGCCCCGGCCCCGTCTTCGCCCAGACCCTGCTCGTGGACGAAATCAACCGGGCGACGCCCAGAACCCAGGCCGCGCTCCTCGAAGCGATGGCCGAGCGGCGGGTCAGCGCGGACGGGCAGACCTACGTCCTCAAGCCGCCGTTCCTGGTCATCGCCACGCAAAATCCGGTCGACCAGGAGGGGACGTTTCCGCTCCCGGAAGCGCAGCTCGACCGCTTCCTCGTCCGCCTCAGCCTCGGCTACCCGAGTTACGAGGAAGAGTCGAAAATGCTGTCACGGCTCCAGAAGGGACACCCGATCGACGACCTGCAGCCGGTCGTCTCGGCCCAGGACGTGATCGCGTGCCAGGACGCGATCCGGGACATCCACCTGGACGAGAAGGTGAAGCGGTACATCCTCGACATCGTCCACGCGAGCCGGGAACACGAGGACGTCATGCTCGGCGGCAGCCCGCGGGCGTCGATCGCGCTGTTCCGGTGTTCGCAGGCGCTGGCGGCCATCGCGGGCCGGGATTTCGTAGCCCCGGACGACGTCAAGCGGATGGCCCACCCGGTCCTCGGGCACCGGCTCATCCTGAAGCCCGAGAGCCGCCTGCGGAAGAAGACGCCGGCCGTGGTGGTGAAGGAACTGGTAGACGACGCCCGGGTGCCGGTGGTCAACCGGGGGGAGTGA